One Vicia villosa cultivar HV-30 ecotype Madison, WI linkage group LG5, Vvil1.0, whole genome shotgun sequence genomic window, CGTAGTTGGACAACCAATATCAGTGTGACTTTCTCAGGTTCGCCATCAGAACTTGCAGTTGCAGAGCCCTTATTGTTGCCTAAGCTTTGGTCTCTAATCCAATCCTCAACTGGAATAGCAGAAGCCAAAAGATCTTTCCCACTAACCCCTTTCTTTGAGCTGAGTGCAGAAAAATCAAATGGAGCTTCTTCCTCGGCCACGTCCGCTTGAATTTTCAGTGCCTCGACTGTCATAGACTCTATCTTCTGCATTGAAAAAGGAAGAAGCTTCTCGGAAGTAACTGGATCTTCATCAACATTCCAAAGTCCTGTTGATATCCGTTCTTTCCTTCCTGAACTGATAATGTTTGACATACTTTTCAAAGCAGAAACTATGCGAGCAGCGCTGGAACTTGCTCCTTCCTTGTTCCTACCTTGTACGACGGTTGAAGCAATGCCTTCAAAAGCAATCTGCTCAGCAGTTTTACCTATCAGTTCATCTATAGGCATCAAGGAGGATAAGACTTCAGAGCTGAGTTCATCAAGACCAATGCCAGCTAATTTCTGAAACAAATCAAACCCACTCATCGATTCATGCGATGCCAGCACATAAGGCTTTGACATCTGCATTGCCAGCTTTGGAGTATCTTTTCTAGCCACTGCAACATCTAAAGGGTTCATGGAAGCCAAGTAGCCCCCGTCCCGTGTTTTAACCACGCAACCCAAGCCCTTACCAAGTTCAGAAAGATATACTTTGGATTCTCCTCCATCTGCAGGAGAATTGTCTCGTCCTTCTTCAAGTTGTAAAGATGGAATTTCAGATTGGTTGAATAAGTATCctttgttgtcttgatcctcctCAAGCATCTGAAGAAACTCCCTAGTCACAGTTTCTTCATCTGCTTCCAGTGCGTCTGTCTCTTCATCTATTTTCATCATGTTATTCATATCATCATCTCCCATCATAGACTCGAGAGCTTTTATTTGTTGAGCAATTGAATCAAGCTCAGACAATCTAGCATGGTGCACATGATCGTGCACTACTTCCTTCACAACCTCGTCTGCAATCGGTTTCTCTTCTACAGATTTATCAGATTCctctccttcatcttcttccttctctTGAACCTCAATCCCTTTATCAACAACCTCAAAATCTGGAAGATCAAAATCCTCCACCTGTTCTATGCGGTCATGATCGACTTTCTGGGCAGAAGAAGAGGAATCATGAACTGGATTCGGGTCATCGAGATTCAAGTCGTCCATTCCTTGAATGCTGGCACCTTGCTGTGCTTGTGAAGGGCTCCACGCGTCGCTCCTGCTTGTCATTCTGGGACTAGGCACGCTGAAGGATGACTTGGATTGTTTGCGTGCGAAAGAAGACGAGAAACTACTCAACTTGCTGGACTTTGAATTCCCCATTGGACTATTGGTAttgctattattattatatatatcaaCTCCTCCATCTTTCTCCACTATCTGAAAACCAAGTTTCACAACAAGTTCTCCTCCTTTTGCCTTTCCTGATAACTCGAAGCTCGTATCCCATTGCCTAACTCGCGAACCTTGTTGGCTCTTCTCCACAGACTCTCGAATCAACTCGCTCAAATCCACATAGCTTCTTCCAAAATCAAGCTCTTGAGCATCAACAGCAAAAAGGTATATCAAAAAGGGACGTGGCTCAAACTTACGCCTCTTCTCATGATTGTTGTTGGAGTAATAAGCATGGCACTTGATAAAAAGGGTCTCCTCGAAATCAGCAGCTCCTTGTGAAACGCGTGATGGCATTGTCTTAACAGCACCATCCTTCGTTTCGTGCTTCCTAACGCAAACAGCTAACCTTAGTCCATTCATGGAAGAAGGAAGGTCTTGAGCAGCAACCACTTCAACAGAAAACAAACAGCTTAGTTTCTGCATTCCAATATGTGAAAGTGCCCGCATAGGCTTCCACTTCCAAATCCCTTTCTTCTCATTTTCTCCCAAATTAGCCGTTGACGTCTTAGCCACCACCTCTTTGGTTTCTGTCTTTGAAATTCCATCCTCAAGCTTTGATCTTGATCGCCACGGGGACAAGGACATGCGGCGGGATCGCGGTTTGTTACTACTTTCACCATAAGATTCAGCCGTGTGATTGTCATTGTCATCATCTTCAATAGATGGAACAGGAGTATTTCGCGGCAAGACAAGCGAAGCTGTTCTTCGAGCCGTGGCGGACGTGTGTGATTTGTAAAGGGTATCACTCAGAGCCTCGAGCTCTTCAAGAATCTGAGCATTGGGATTGCTCTTGGTATCTGCCATAGGTAATAGTCAATGAATGAAGAGGATGTTGCTGCAATGAATGGATAATGAGAAGATAAGATGCT contains:
- the LOC131603985 gene encoding protein PLASTID MOVEMENT IMPAIRED 1-like, with protein sequence MADTKSNPNAQILEELEALSDTLYKSHTSATARRTASLVLPRNTPVPSIEDDDNDNHTAESYGESSNKPRSRRMSLSPWRSRSKLEDGISKTETKEVVAKTSTANLGENEKKGIWKWKPMRALSHIGMQKLSCLFSVEVVAAQDLPSSMNGLRLAVCVRKHETKDGAVKTMPSRVSQGAADFEETLFIKCHAYYSNNNHEKRRKFEPRPFLIYLFAVDAQELDFGRSYVDLSELIRESVEKSQQGSRVRQWDTSFELSGKAKGGELVVKLGFQIVEKDGGVDIYNNNSNTNSPMGNSKSSKLSSFSSSFARKQSKSSFSVPSPRMTSRSDAWSPSQAQQGASIQGMDDLNLDDPNPVHDSSSSAQKVDHDRIEQVEDFDLPDFEVVDKGIEVQEKEEDEGEESDKSVEEKPIADEVVKEVVHDHVHHARLSELDSIAQQIKALESMMGDDDMNNMMKIDEETDALEADEETVTREFLQMLEEDQDNKGYLFNQSEIPSLQLEEGRDNSPADGGESKVYLSELGKGLGCVVKTRDGGYLASMNPLDVAVARKDTPKLAMQMSKPYVLASHESMSGFDLFQKLAGIGLDELSSEVLSSLMPIDELIGKTAEQIAFEGIASTVVQGRNKEGASSSAARIVSALKSMSNIISSGRKERISTGLWNVDEDPVTSEKLLPFSMQKIESMTVEALKIQADVAEEEAPFDFSALSSKKGVSGKDLLASAIPVEDWIRDQSLGNNKGSATASSDGEPEKVTLILVVQLRDPMRRYETVGGPMMVLIHATHVGTDGAEEEKRFKVISMHVGGFKVRSSTKKNGWDNEKQRLTAMQWLVAYGLGKAGKKGKQAVAKGQDVLYSISSRVVADMWLKTIRNPDIKLVK